The following coding sequences are from one Caloranaerobacter sp. TR13 window:
- the nadE gene encoding NAD(+) synthase, with translation MENVERVCDNLVIWLRDKVQEAGCKGLVVGLSGGIDSAVVAALAKRAFPEDSLGVIMPCHSNSKDEEHARLVAETIGLKTVKVDLSKTFDNLIDELKDDGANLLAVSNIKPRLRMTTLYYFAQKNKYLVAGTGNKSELTIGYFTKYGDSGVDLLPISDFVKFEVKELAKFLGIPEIIINKPPSAGLWENQTDENEMGFSYKELDSFILTGEADPKVKEKIVTMNKLSEHKRRMPLMFKREE, from the coding sequence CTAGTAATTTGGTTAAGAGACAAAGTACAAGAAGCGGGATGTAAAGGCTTAGTTGTTGGATTAAGTGGCGGTATTGATTCAGCTGTAGTAGCTGCCTTAGCTAAAAGAGCTTTTCCCGAGGATTCATTAGGTGTAATAATGCCGTGCCATAGCAACAGCAAAGATGAAGAACATGCTAGATTAGTAGCAGAAACAATAGGCTTAAAGACAGTTAAAGTTGATTTATCAAAAACATTTGATAATTTAATAGATGAGTTGAAAGATGATGGAGCTAATTTGTTAGCAGTATCTAATATAAAACCAAGATTAAGAATGACAACCTTATACTATTTTGCACAGAAAAACAAATATTTAGTAGCAGGTACAGGTAATAAGAGTGAATTGACTATAGGCTATTTCACTAAATATGGTGATAGTGGGGTAGATTTACTTCCAATTTCAGATTTTGTTAAATTTGAAGTAAAAGAGTTAGCTAAATTCTTAGGAATTCCTGAAATAATTATAAATAAACCACCTTCAGCAGGTTTATGGGAAAATCAAACAGATGAAAACGAGATGGGATTCAGCTATAAAGAATTAGATTCCTTTATACTAACAGGTGAAGCAGATCCAAAAGTAAAAGAAAAGATAGTTACAATGAATAAATTAAGTGAGCATAAGAGAAGAATGCCATTGATGTTTAAGAGAGAAGAGTAA